A genomic stretch from bacterium includes:
- a CDS encoding molybdopterin-dependent oxidoreductase, with protein sequence MDRDRRATDRLPRLVPGTGLVPYPPAESWDDWEEYDAKAWPERVKRRYRLVPTTCFNCEAGCGLLAYVDKDSGRVRRFEGNPEHPGSRGRNCAKGPATLNQMYDPERILHPLRRVGPRGGGEWEQVSWEDALEDIASRIRTALQEDRHDEIIYHVGRPGEDGFIDRILRSWGVDGHNSHTNICSSGARTGYAMWMGYDRPSADFANARFILLLSAQLESGHYFNPHAQRIIEARQAGAQVATIDPRLSNTASMSDHWLSPWPGTEAAMLLAIAARLIEWDVVDHDFIRRWVNWEASLAARAPERPVTYKSFLELLRETYADYTIEFAAAETGVDPERIEAVARGIAEAGSRFASHTWRAAGSGNLGGWQVARCLFFLHVLTGSVGTEGGTSPSAWDKFKPDHWNMPPPANRWNELIWPAEFPLSHYELSYLLPHFLKEDRGRLEVYFTRVYNPIWTNPDGFTWLEALTDEDKVGLHVALSPTWSETAWFADYVLPMGVGAERHDTHSYETHAARWLGFRQPVLRVAGERAGERYERTYEANPGEVWEENEFWIDLSWRIDPDGALGVRRWYESPGDPSRPVSVDEYYGWMFDNSVPGLPEHAGREGLTPLEYMRKYGAFEIDRERYLLNEEAVGADQPGVEVEGERRSGFTSPSRLLEWHSDTLESWDWADAAIPTYLKSHVYWRDLDLEGDERILLPIFRLPTLIHTRSGNAKYLYEISHGHPLWMNSIDADQLGFETGDLVRITTDIGYFVMRAWRTEGIRPGVVAASHHMGRWRLDANMGNERWSSALVDIRRHDGGWLLRHKTGIEPFRSEDPDSERIWWRDPGVHQNLAFPVHPDPVSGMHAWHQRVRLGHAGPEDRYGDVFVDTARSHEIYQEWMGRTRPGPGPGGLRRPRWLTRPLPPVPAAYEA encoded by the coding sequence ATGGATAGGGACCGGCGCGCAACGGATCGCCTGCCTCGGCTGGTCCCCGGGACGGGCCTGGTGCCCTACCCCCCGGCCGAGTCCTGGGACGACTGGGAGGAGTACGACGCCAAGGCGTGGCCCGAACGGGTCAAGCGCCGCTACCGCCTGGTGCCGACCACCTGTTTCAACTGCGAGGCCGGGTGCGGGCTGCTGGCCTACGTCGACAAGGACAGCGGCCGGGTGCGGCGCTTCGAGGGCAACCCGGAGCATCCGGGATCGAGGGGCCGCAACTGCGCCAAGGGACCGGCGACCCTCAACCAGATGTACGACCCGGAGCGGATACTGCACCCGCTGAGGAGGGTCGGGCCCCGCGGTGGAGGGGAGTGGGAGCAGGTCTCCTGGGAGGACGCCCTCGAGGACATCGCGTCCCGGATCCGCACCGCTCTGCAGGAGGACCGTCACGACGAGATCATCTACCACGTGGGACGGCCGGGCGAGGACGGCTTCATCGACCGCATCCTCCGGTCCTGGGGGGTGGACGGGCACAACAGCCACACCAACATCTGCTCCTCGGGCGCCCGCACCGGCTACGCCATGTGGATGGGGTACGACCGGCCCTCGGCCGACTTCGCCAACGCCCGCTTCATCCTCCTGCTGTCGGCCCAACTCGAGTCCGGGCACTACTTCAACCCCCACGCCCAGCGCATAATCGAGGCCCGCCAGGCGGGGGCGCAGGTGGCCACCATCGACCCGCGCCTCTCGAACACCGCCTCCATGTCCGACCACTGGCTGTCCCCCTGGCCGGGTACCGAGGCGGCCATGCTGCTGGCCATCGCCGCCCGGCTGATCGAGTGGGATGTCGTCGACCACGACTTCATACGCAGGTGGGTCAACTGGGAGGCCTCGCTGGCCGCACGGGCGCCTGAGCGGCCTGTCACCTACAAGAGCTTTCTCGAACTGCTGCGCGAGACCTACGCGGACTACACGATCGAGTTCGCGGCCGCCGAGACCGGGGTGGATCCCGAACGTATCGAGGCGGTAGCCAGGGGCATCGCCGAGGCGGGGAGCCGCTTCGCCTCCCACACCTGGCGCGCGGCCGGGTCGGGGAACCTCGGGGGCTGGCAGGTGGCCCGCTGCCTCTTCTTCCTGCACGTGCTCACGGGATCGGTGGGGACGGAGGGGGGCACCTCGCCGAGCGCGTGGGACAAGTTCAAGCCCGACCACTGGAACATGCCACCCCCGGCGAACAGGTGGAACGAGTTGATCTGGCCGGCGGAGTTCCCGCTCAGCCACTACGAGCTGAGCTACCTCCTGCCGCACTTCCTCAAGGAGGATCGGGGACGGCTCGAGGTCTACTTCACCCGTGTCTACAACCCCATCTGGACCAACCCGGACGGCTTCACCTGGCTCGAGGCCCTCACCGACGAGGACAAGGTCGGTCTCCACGTGGCGCTCAGCCCGACCTGGTCGGAGACCGCCTGGTTCGCCGACTACGTGCTGCCGATGGGGGTCGGCGCCGAACGTCACGACACCCATTCCTACGAGACCCATGCGGCCCGCTGGCTCGGCTTCCGCCAACCCGTGCTGCGGGTGGCAGGCGAGCGGGCCGGTGAGCGGTACGAGCGCACCTACGAGGCCAACCCCGGCGAGGTGTGGGAGGAGAACGAGTTCTGGATCGACCTCTCCTGGCGGATCGACCCCGACGGCGCCCTCGGGGTGAGGCGGTGGTACGAGTCGCCCGGCGACCCGTCCCGACCGGTCAGCGTGGACGAGTACTACGGCTGGATGTTCGACAACTCGGTGCCCGGACTTCCGGAACACGCCGGACGGGAAGGCCTCACCCCTCTCGAGTACATGCGCAAGTACGGTGCCTTCGAGATCGACCGCGAACGCTACCTGTTGAACGAGGAGGCCGTGGGCGCCGATCAGCCGGGGGTGGAGGTCGAAGGGGAGCGTAGGAGCGGGTTCACCTCTCCCTCCCGCCTGCTCGAATGGCACTCCGACACGCTGGAATCGTGGGACTGGGCGGATGCGGCCATACCAACGTACCTCAAGTCTCACGTGTACTGGCGCGATCTCGATCTCGAGGGAGACGAGCGCATCCTGCTCCCGATCTTCCGGCTGCCCACCCTCATCCACACCCGGTCGGGTAACGCCAAGTACCTGTACGAGATCAGCCACGGCCATCCGTTGTGGATGAATTCCATCGACGCCGACCAGCTCGGGTTCGAAACCGGGGACCTGGTGCGAATAACCACCGACATCGGCTACTTCGTGATGCGGGCCTGGCGCACCGAGGGGATCAGGCCGGGCGTGGTGGCTGCCTCCCACCACATGGGCAGGTGGCGTCTCGATGCCAATATGGGCAACGAGCGGTGGTCATCGGCCTTGGTGGACATCCGGCGCCACGACGGCGGCTGGCTGCTCCGGCACAAGACCGGCATCGAGCCCTTCCGGTCGGAGGATCCGGACAGCGAGCGGATCTGGTGGCGGGATCCGGGCGTCCACCAG
- the nrfD gene encoding polysulfide reductase NrfD, whose product MQYGFVIDQTACIGCHACTVACKTEHDVPLGVNRTWVKYIEKGTWPDTTRSFSVMRCNHCTDAPCISICPTNALFRRDDGIVDFDTSLCIGCKSCMQACPYDALYIDPHDNTAQKCNYCVHRVEVGLEPACVVVCPEGAIISGDVHDPTTPISRMVHAERMLQRSPEQGTAPNLWYKGVEPAGIDPLGAVDPGDGGIWSDPAPSFMTVDLTPTAGRSGSRRGKGQPSAPRPPKEAPPRVVYNTDHPMPWGWRVSSYFLTKGISAGIVMVLALSLLSGAGTDSAFARWGVPLIAGLFLALTGVLLIWDLKRPDRFYYLLTKGNPGSWLVKGAWILAAHAVILGLWFVSGLAGAGFLPVLIWAGAVVGVGVAGYTAFLFGQAEGRDLWQSPTLLWHMLAGAFTAGGAAGLLLAAVFDLEPGVQRAFAWALVGGAAALGVIGAVELVSRHPTRNHAAAMYHLTRGAHAREWWLGGQVIGVAIPVVLGAVFLAGTGVPLWVAELGGLAALVGLWFADDAFVRAGQSVPLS is encoded by the coding sequence TTGCAGTACGGCTTCGTCATCGACCAGACGGCGTGTATCGGCTGTCACGCCTGCACCGTGGCTTGCAAGACCGAGCACGATGTCCCGCTGGGAGTGAACCGCACCTGGGTCAAGTACATCGAGAAGGGAACCTGGCCCGACACCACACGGTCCTTCTCGGTCATGCGGTGCAACCACTGCACCGACGCCCCCTGCATATCGATCTGTCCCACCAATGCCCTGTTCCGGCGGGACGACGGGATAGTCGACTTCGACACCAGCCTCTGTATCGGCTGCAAGAGCTGCATGCAGGCCTGCCCCTACGACGCGCTCTACATCGATCCCCACGACAACACCGCCCAGAAGTGCAACTACTGCGTGCATAGGGTCGAGGTCGGGCTGGAGCCCGCCTGCGTGGTGGTGTGTCCGGAAGGAGCGATCATCTCGGGCGATGTCCACGACCCGACCACGCCCATCTCGCGAATGGTCCACGCCGAGCGGATGCTCCAGCGGTCCCCGGAGCAGGGCACAGCGCCGAATCTGTGGTACAAGGGCGTCGAGCCGGCGGGTATCGATCCGTTGGGGGCGGTCGACCCGGGCGACGGGGGTATCTGGAGCGATCCGGCGCCGTCGTTCATGACCGTGGACCTGACGCCGACGGCCGGGCGCAGCGGCAGCCGCCGGGGCAAGGGGCAGCCGTCGGCGCCACGACCCCCGAAGGAGGCGCCACCGCGGGTCGTCTACAACACCGACCACCCGATGCCGTGGGGTTGGAGGGTGTCGAGTTACTTCCTCACCAAGGGCATCTCGGCGGGCATCGTCATGGTCCTGGCGCTCTCGTTGCTGTCGGGCGCGGGTACGGACAGCGCCTTCGCCCGGTGGGGAGTTCCTCTGATCGCCGGGCTCTTCCTGGCCCTGACCGGTGTCCTGCTGATTTGGGACCTCAAACGACCCGACCGGTTCTACTACCTCCTGACCAAGGGCAATCCTGGATCGTGGCTGGTCAAGGGCGCCTGGATCCTGGCCGCGCACGCCGTGATCCTCGGCCTCTGGTTCGTCTCCGGGCTGGCCGGCGCCGGTTTCCTCCCCGTACTCATCTGGGCGGGGGCAGTGGTAGGCGTTGGCGTGGCCGGCTACACCGCCTTCCTGTTCGGCCAGGCGGAGGGCCGGGACCTCTGGCAGAGCCCGACGCTGTTGTGGCACATGCTGGCCGGGGCTTTCACGGCGGGCGGCGCGGCGGGACTGCTGCTGGCTGCGGTCTTCGACCTCGAGCCGGGGGTACAGCGGGCGTTCGCCTGGGCCCTCGTCGGCGGCGCGGCGGCGCTGGGCGTCATCGGAGCGGTCGAACTCGTCTCGCGGCACCCGACCCGCAACCATGCCGCCGCGATGTACCACCTGACCAGAGGCGCGCACGCGAGGGAATGGTGGCTCGGAGGCCAGGTGATCGGGGTGGCTATACCCGTGGTGTTGGGAGCGGTCTTCCTGGCCGGCACCGGCGTTCCGCTCTGGGTGGCCGAGTTGGGAGGCCTGGCGGCCCTGGTCGGCCTCTGGTTCGCTGATGACGCCTTCGTCAGGGCAGGGCAGAGCGTGCCCCTGTCATGA
- a CDS encoding ABC transporter ATP-binding protein, whose amino-acid sequence MQPLVEATDLTKRFGDFTAVDAIGFSVASGEVFGFLGPNGAGKSSTMRMIGAVSPVTSGRLRVFGLDPATDGRHIRSRLGVVPQDDSLDMELSVEENLYIYGRYYDIPRREIRARIDELIDFAQLRERRTSRVDPLSGGMKRRLTIARGLINRPDLLLLDEPTTGLDPQARHVLWDRLYRLKQDGVTQIITTHYMDEAEQLCDRLVIMDRGRIVAEGSPRGLIETHATREVLEVRFPVGELEPAGPTLQGTADRVELLADRALLYTSDADSALGEVHRLGLRPESALVRRSTLEDVFLKLTGRTLVD is encoded by the coding sequence ATGCAACCCCTGGTAGAAGCCACCGACCTGACAAAGCGATTCGGCGACTTCACCGCAGTCGACGCGATCGGCTTCTCCGTCGCCTCGGGAGAGGTGTTCGGCTTCCTCGGTCCCAACGGTGCGGGCAAGAGCTCCACCATGCGGATGATCGGCGCCGTCTCGCCCGTGACGTCCGGACGGCTGCGCGTGTTCGGTCTCGATCCGGCTACCGACGGCCGGCACATCCGGTCCCGGCTGGGGGTGGTACCCCAGGACGACTCGCTCGACATGGAGTTGAGCGTGGAGGAGAACCTGTACATCTATGGCCGGTACTACGACATCCCGCGCCGCGAGATCCGTGCCCGGATCGACGAACTGATCGACTTCGCCCAGCTCCGAGAGCGCCGCACCTCGCGGGTGGATCCGCTCTCGGGCGGGATGAAGCGGCGCCTCACGATCGCCAGGGGCCTGATCAACCGTCCCGACCTCCTGCTCCTCGACGAGCCGACCACGGGACTCGACCCCCAGGCCCGCCACGTGTTGTGGGATCGTCTCTACCGGCTCAAGCAGGACGGGGTTACCCAGATCATCACCACCCACTACATGGACGAGGCCGAGCAGTTGTGTGATCGGCTGGTGATCATGGACCGGGGCCGCATCGTCGCCGAGGGGTCGCCCCGCGGTCTCATCGAGACCCACGCAACCCGCGAGGTGTTAGAGGTGCGCTTCCCTGTGGGAGAGTTGGAGCCGGCTGGACCGACGCTCCAGGGGACGGCCGATCGGGTCGAGTTGCTGGCCGATCGGGCACTCCTCTACACCTCCGATGCCGACTCTGCTCTGGGGGAGGTACACCGGCTCGGTCTCCGGCCGGAGAGCGCGCTGGTGCGCCGCAGCACGCTCGAGGACGTCTTCCTCAAGCTGACCGGGCGCACCCTGGTCGACTGA
- a CDS encoding ABC transporter permease encodes MQVPGALRVVEANAIAYRRVWKGSAFSSFVTPALFLVAMGLGLGSLVDRGTGAAAFEDLSYVAFLAPGLLVASAMQSGAAEGSFQVIAGMKWTRNYHSVVASPVGTGGLVAGHFIWTGLRVLMVSVIFGAVAAALGAISPVAALALAPIGILIGLATVAPMTAFTANRENTEALTAVFRFGITPMYLFSGAFFPITQLPGWLQSVATVTPLWHAVELARRVALGYDSALPAWQHVGYLVLIFAVGAALTRRLFSRRLNV; translated from the coding sequence ATGCAGGTACCGGGAGCGCTGCGAGTCGTCGAGGCGAACGCCATCGCGTACCGGCGGGTCTGGAAGGGGTCGGCGTTCTCCTCGTTCGTCACCCCGGCCCTGTTCCTGGTGGCGATGGGCCTGGGCCTCGGGTCGCTGGTCGACCGTGGAACGGGCGCCGCCGCTTTCGAGGACCTCAGCTACGTGGCCTTCCTCGCGCCCGGACTCCTCGTCGCCAGCGCCATGCAGTCCGGAGCGGCCGAGGGATCGTTCCAGGTGATCGCCGGGATGAAGTGGACCCGCAACTACCACTCGGTGGTCGCCTCGCCGGTCGGCACCGGCGGCCTGGTCGCGGGTCACTTCATCTGGACCGGCCTCCGGGTGTTGATGGTCTCGGTGATCTTCGGGGCGGTAGCGGCCGCCCTGGGGGCTATCTCGCCGGTAGCCGCCCTGGCCCTGGCGCCCATCGGGATACTCATCGGCCTGGCCACCGTGGCGCCGATGACCGCCTTCACCGCCAACCGGGAGAACACCGAAGCCCTCACCGCCGTCTTCCGTTTCGGCATCACGCCCATGTACCTCTTCTCGGGCGCCTTCTTCCCGATCACCCAGCTACCCGGTTGGCTCCAGTCCGTGGCAACGGTGACGCCGTTGTGGCACGCGGTCGAGCTGGCCCGGCGGGTAGCACTCGGCTACGACTCGGCCCTTCCGGCCTGGCAACACGTCGGGTACCTGGTCCTGATATTCGCCGTGGGGGCTGCCCTCACCCGCCGCCTCTTCTCCCGGCGGCTGAACGTATGA
- a CDS encoding ABC transporter permease yields the protein MTTRTLALRILPPPLVGLRAQRLIERNMLVYRRAWMILVSGFFEPVFYLLSLGIGMGRLVGEVAGPGGTTLSYAAFVAPALLAASAMNGAVLESTINIFIKLRYGKIYDAILATPLRPWDIAIGEITWSLIRGVLYSTGFVVVMAAMGLVATPLVILAIPAATLIGFAFGAVGMAASTFMRSWQDFDLVVLFLLPMFLFSATFYPLDVYPPALRALTQLSPLYHGVELIRAFTLRSFDLGILGHVAYLIALGSVGLVVAGRRLGALLNP from the coding sequence ATGACCACCCGCACGCTGGCACTCCGGATCCTGCCGCCTCCGCTGGTGGGGCTGCGCGCCCAGCGCCTGATCGAGCGCAACATGCTCGTCTACAGGCGGGCGTGGATGATCCTCGTGTCGGGCTTCTTCGAGCCGGTCTTCTACCTGCTCTCGCTCGGGATCGGGATGGGCCGCCTGGTCGGAGAGGTGGCCGGCCCGGGGGGTACCACCCTCAGCTACGCGGCCTTCGTGGCGCCGGCCCTGCTAGCGGCCTCGGCCATGAACGGAGCGGTGTTGGAGTCGACCATCAACATCTTCATCAAGCTCCGGTACGGCAAGATCTACGACGCCATCCTCGCCACCCCCCTCCGCCCGTGGGACATCGCCATCGGGGAGATAACCTGGTCGTTGATCCGCGGCGTCCTCTATTCGACCGGATTCGTCGTGGTCATGGCGGCGATGGGCCTGGTGGCCACACCGCTGGTGATCCTGGCCATACCGGCGGCGACCCTGATCGGCTTCGCCTTCGGAGCGGTCGGCATGGCGGCCTCCACCTTCATGCGTAGCTGGCAGGACTTCGACCTGGTCGTGCTGTTCCTGCTGCCCATGTTCCTGTTCAGCGCCACCTTCTACCCGCTCGACGTCTACCCGCCGGCGCTCCGGGCCCTCACCCAACTCTCGCCGCTGTATCACGGGGTCGAGCTCATCCGGGCTTTCACCCTCCGCTCCTTCGACCTGGGGATCTTGGGCCACGTGGCCTACCTGATCGCGCTCGGATCGGTGGGACTTGTGGTGGCCGGACGGCGGCTCGGCGCCCTGCTCAACCCGTAG